In the Colletotrichum lupini chromosome 4, complete sequence genome, GAAAGACGACGTTTGCAGCCAAGGAGACGCGGTACGAGTAGAAGGAGATGACGCCTTCCTGGCAGTACTCGAGGTCGGGCTTGAGGAAGCAGAAGGCGGGGAGCCAGGGTGCAAAGTCGATTTTGAGCTGTTTGATGACGGCTTCGGGAGGGGGGTTTTCTACGCTGTAGCCCGTGGAGGCGAAGATGTGGTTCAGGATGCGGTCTGGGTCGATGGTTGAGGGGTCTTTGTGGGCGTCTTGGACGATTTTCATCATTTTGTCGTAGTCCATCTTGGGCTGGGGTTGGCCGCGGTGCTCGCGGTGTGTGATGAACGGGGAGATGGATGAGGTGGATGGACAAGGAGGGGGAATGGGAAAGGGGCAATGGGCCGGAGGGGGCTTCAATGTCTTTTCAATGGCAGAATAAGGCAAGGGGAATGATGGCAAAACTCTCCGAGAGAGAAAGCACATCGAGAAAGAAGAGGGAAAGAGCCGGGAGGTATGATATACCTCCAACCCCTCAGGGTAGACGGGACCAAAATTATTCGTGGGGAGACAGAAATCATGATTGAGCTCATCTTGGGAGCAATTGACCTCGTAGTTAGGTCAAGGGCAACATTGCACTTGATACGGGGTAAACGCTCCCCGTTCAATGTCCTCATCACTTCTACCCGGCTCATCCCCCGACATATGAGGAACCCTTTCGGTATCATCTCGTTCGACTTTGACAACGTTTGGCGTCTAGACACTTACACATGGCGCGGCTCGCCATGCAGGGGAAAGACTTAAAAGTCGGGGGGATAGAAACGAAATGCCTGTGAGGTCGAGCAGGCAAAAGAACACTGCATATTGGATAATTCGCTCATCATAGTGCTCCGCCATCTATGACAGTTCGTGGCGTCCCGAATAATTGAACCCGTATTGATTCGGGCTGAAAACAGTTCTCCGGTATTTACCCACACTCCCATCAAGTGGAAGAATGTCTCGAGAATCTTCTATTGAGAACGACACTTACCGCCGGCCTGGAACTGGGTCTGTTCGAATCACTCCATAAGTGCCGTAACAGATGCCGTCTTTCTCACCATAGTTACATCCGTGATCAACAATATGGGTAAGCTTAATCGTCAAATCGCTTCAAGTAACCAGGGGCGGGGAGGTTACAAGGGTGTTCGTCCAAACTCTCCTAGTCTCGAGCTTAATCCAATTTTCTACATAGCTCTCCGCAATCCACAAGGTAACTTGTCCTATCGGCCCGCAACACAGATATACTTTTGCCAGGTGAGGGGGAGCTCCCGATCGATGAACACGTGCAGAGGTTGCATCAAACGATGAGTAGGAGAGCTTTGACACTTTATTCAATTATTGAAATGCACGTCTTCACTTATTGGGTACAGGCGTGGTGGAAGGGCCTCAGAAATGCTAGAGACAAGTGAAGCACCGGGATTCCGTTCGCCGTCTAGCTCAATCAGGACGAGTCTAGTGAATAGATTACACTACGAAAGATGTGCTGTTTTGCCGCCTTGGTCCAATCCATATCCTACACCTCCGAAGTCCTTGGCATTCAAGGCCTATGGCGCAACCGTCACgcgcttcttctttttcccaCCGGTCTTGCTCTCGTCAGGAAGCCCCTTGGGATCAATGGGGTTCTTTGTGACCACGCCGCCCAAGGCCTTACTCGTTCCGAGACTGATACCCCGTCCCTCGCGCATACTATCCAGGCTCAGGTGGCTGCCTCCGCTTCCGCGCCGAACGCCGATGCCCTTGAGCTTGGACGTTGGAGACTCGCGATGGCTCAACGAGCTGTCCGGTCGCTCTTCGCCTTCGGCCGCGCGGCTGGATGGCCTATCTGGAGAGGGTGACGGCGACTCGTCGTCGGCTGCAACTTGGGAGTATGGAGTACGCAGGCGGGTGGTGTTATACGGGGAAGGGATCCCAGAAGGGCGGTCACGGGTCTTGTTTTGGGAAGTCGGTCTCTCCACAGTCTCGATACCGTTGCCGTTTCGGCCCTCATCCACAGTATTGGAGGCTTCGCTGGCAGAGACATCGCCAGAAACATCGCTATCTCTATAAGCGTGTCTCTTGTATGCGTTCCCGGAGCCCATAAGACTCTCTTGTCTTGCCAGCTGGTAGCGGTCGTATTCCTCCTTGGTATGTTGGGCATCGGTGAAACTGTCGAGAGCATCGAAAACGTGAGGGAACACCTGAACATTGTTGTCTTTACCCCATAAGAAGTCGAGGTGCTCATAATGAGGGATCTCTGTGGCTATTGTCTGGGTTGGGAGCTCCTTGAGCATCACTTTGATGTCGACTAACGAATCGCTACCACCGTAAACAAGAACGATAGGCGTCTTGATGTTCCGTGTGGGGTATTTGGCGACCTTGGTGTACTTGCTAGAAGAGCTTATCGACATAGGTTGGTGGACATCGTCATCGTACATTTGGAACGACTTGTTCCGGATGATCTGGAACCAGTGAACCACACTCTTTGTGCTGGTGAAGGAGTACAGATGAGGGTACGCCGCAAGCTTTTGGCTGAGTGTGATGTTTTTCGTCTGCCAATTGAACAAAAAGGAAAGACCCATATCGATGACTCTAACAAAGATGGGCGGGTAAAGAATGGACTGCCACATGGTGGCGGAGCTGAGGATGGATCGACGGCCGAAGAGAAGGAACAGAACCTGAGGTGAGGCTTTGATCAGAGCGTCGACGATTCCGTTGGAAAGACCTGCTGGCGACATGGCCGGGGCCAAGGCAATGAAGACATTGACCTGCTGATTGAGCTTGGGATGGATAGCAAGGGTAGCAAAGGCCTGGGCGGTTCCCTGAGAGAAGCCAATGTACGACAAGCTCTCCTGCGAAGTTGTCTCCAGGATGTACGAGATGCTGTCCGGGATATCGTGGAAGGCGAATTCGTCGATGGAAAAGTTCCAAAAATCAGTCGACTTGGGCGAGTGATGCACCGACTTCTTGGAGTACTTGTTGCCACGGTTGTTGCCAAACTACACGGATAGTCAGCAAAGGCGCGCTCAAGTTATCGCAAGGCGAAGCACCGACCCAAACATCATAGCCCTTCTCGACGAGCACAAAAGGAAGACATCGCTGCTCATCGGTCAAGCAGACCCACACCTCGGAGTTCATGAGCAGTCCATGGTGTAGATACAAGACCTTCTTCTTCAGACTTCCCGGTCCGCTGTTGATCTTTTGTTCCTCCTCGCCCTTCTTCCATGCCAGACGGTGCAGACCGAGCAGGTACCCATCCTTGGTCTGGAGGACATGCTCTTCAGCTTCATATCCGTACAGGCGGCAAAGATCCACAAAGTCGGAGGCGTCTCGCACGGAAGTGGAGATGGCTGCGCGGCATCACCAACGGTTAGCGCAATGTGAACCACACAAATGTAGGTTGGAACAGCCGCCAGACGAGAGACGAACATTTCTTTTTTTGCTCGGCGCGCTTCTGCTCCGGAGTCGAATATCGGTTAAATAAGCGACGGGAAGCTCTATAAAAGAGCGAGATGAGCGGCGAAGCTGTAGGGAAACCGGATTAGCTAGCTTGGACGCCACCGCTCGGAGGGAGGCGCATTTCGTACGCAGAGCCAAGGTAAGGACACGGATGATAGCCTCGAGCCCGACAAGTAGGAAGGACCCCACTAGAGCTACATATTCGACGCTGCGCAATGCCGTTAGTGCCAGGCCAAGTCTTATTCGCGAGTTGCGCTGCATTGGAGAGGGAGCTCGAGCTCGAGCGAGGGAACGAGGGGAAAGGCCAGGAAAAAGGAGGAAAGGGAGAGAAAAGGACGATAAAACCGCAAATACAGGCAGAAGGCATCTCTTACATGTTCAATCGCCCAATGAAAGGGATAGCCATGGTGGTTGCGCAATTGGAACGAGATTAATCTAACGTAGAAGCCGTGGCGTGGCAGGAACGAGTATGTCTaagagagaaagaagaagaaaaggttGCAAGGGGATTTCAAGCCATTATCGCTGAATGCGCAGACAACAAAAAGCTTAAGTGATTTGACTACTGCGTAGTTTCTCGACTGGCAATGGCTGGACGCAAGAATGTGTGTCAGCGGAACGAATCTGGAAGTGAGTGGTCCGCAGTGTGTGGGAAGTCTGAGGTTTCCAGAGGGAAGAAGATGTGCAAGGTGAACGAACCTAAGGTACTACCACTAGTAAGGtgaggtatccgtaccttgAGTGATGTCACATGTGAGGATGGAAGGCATCCCATCTGGGCGGGAAGCTCCCAAAAAGGTCCAGTTCCAAGGTCACAGCCCACCTTCCCGACTTCTCCCACGCGGCGCCACGACTCCTTGGGCCTCCTTGGCCCCTCTTGTGCTCCCCAAATCATTCCAATCAACAGATCTGACAGTGTGTCAGTGGCAGGGACGCTGGCGTGTGAGCACGCGGTTGGACGGAGGAGCCCGCATCCTTGCCAACTTGCTCCCCCAAAGTGGGGTTTTCTTATTGAAGGACTGCAGGGACATCCAACTCTAGCGGCCCTGCTCTTGCCTCTGCGACTCTCGCACCTTGCAGCACACCGCTGCACAAAGGTGGGTCTTATCCTTCCCACTTTGGCCAATCACAGCTATCAtgttttttttcccttcttcCCCGGGGCCCGGGGGACCGCTCATCGCAAACTTGAAGCTCCGACAAGCGACAGCTCCCAAATAGTCGCACCACTTCCGTGTACTCGTCTCTAAGGTACCGAGGGAATGCCAAACCACCATCACCATGCCTAGCTCTTGCAAAGAACTGCGTACGCTCTCCCTTATCCTCCCACTCATTCCGCGACTAGACGGTATACTGACCCTTTTCCCCAGGCGAGGCTCTCGCGCAATGCCTCCAGGAATCCGAGTGCGTCATGGTCCAGCGCAACAGCGCCTCCGACTGCCTCCGATCGCCCCTCGTCGAGGGCCTCCCCACAAAGTGCCAGCAGCTGAAAAAGGGTTTCGGCGAGTGCAAGCGCGGCATGGTCGACATGCGCAAGCGCTTCCGCGGCAACATGCCCGTCAACTACAAGACCATGAACGACGCCGAGAGCGGCAAGGGCTACCAGCTCTACGCCGGACGACCGGCCTTTGCCGGCGGCAGGGGCGAGACAGACGGCAACGAACCCGCGCCTAGGGACTGGCGCGAGGTCGAGAACGAGCAGTACCGCAAGGAGCAGGAGGCCGCGCAGAAGAAGTGATTTGCTAAGGGCAAGAGAGGCAAAAAAGAAGAGTCAATAAGAGGGGGAAAGGAGGGTGACCGCTGACAGGCGCGGTTGTGGGATACAATACTTGTACAAACTATGTGTATGATCTGAAGAGCGAGGCATAGGGAGGCGTCATGGCGTTCTCAAAACATACAAAAACGATGGCCCTGTTTAGGACAGGCCCGAGCTGCATCTTCTTGGGTCCTCACACGACGAACCACGAGGCAAAGCATGCTCATGTATTCGAAAGGAATTGTAAGATTCGCACGGCCATAGAACTTCTCCACTAAGAAGATTGGAAACTAGAGCATCTGATTATGATGAAAGATGAATCTAATACTACGGGACATAATCAGCAGTACAGTCGCAAGCATTCCGAGCAAACCCGTACCGTCTCATCGGTGCGACTCACCCTGGGACTGTGTTATCTTCTGAACTTGGCTGCTTCAACCGATGAGAGGGTCAGGGAGACTCAGCCCAAACTTCCGATGAGTGAATGCTGTGTCAAGTCTTACCTATAGCATGGCCCAGATCTTAGTATCAGCCCCTCTTCGCTCGGCATGAGAGATACATCGTCGGCATCACCGCTAACAGACCGGTTTCCCTTAGTACGTGGGCAAGGCAGCCGGGTCTCAGGGAAGTCTCAGAAATAGAGAGAACGaaaaaaagagttcaccccTCCCGGTGCTGAACTGGGGGCTACATCTCTCGGTGCTCATGCTGGGAAATTTAATAGTGCTCATTCCGGGATTCGAACTCGTGATACTCGTATGCGCTaagcctgtcgtcgagtaggctgGTTGGCGATTTTAATTGTTGACCATGAACCACTCCACCACCCAGccagtttgacctgaccAACCGACCTAGGAAGGCGCCTGCTGTGCTGGTGATAGGAATGGACTTGAAGGGGTATATATGGGCTTCCCACGTATTCCATCATGTGTGTATTCGGGACAGGTCATTTTACCACCCTCTCGGCTCACTCATGAATGAATCACTTAGATATATGCCGTTAATCTGACCATCGGTACTTGGAGAGGCTCACGCTTTGCAAACTCAGTTTACGTGCCTCAGCGCAGTTCAATGTGTACTAATATGGCTGCAACCATAAACTCCTATCACGAAAGATGTAGGCGTGGGCTCTTTTCTCAATAACACAAAGGTGCCTAGGACTACGCAGCGCCCATCCCTTGGAATCATCTTCAGTATGGACGGAAGTACTTATCAGGCGAAGCTGACCGAGTCTACTTCCTCTTTCACGTATACTGTAACTTCTGAAACTTGGTTACGGAAGAAGATATCATTAGCAATATAGAGTTGGGCTTGGACAGTTCAATTGAAATCGCCTTTGACACAGTCATCAAGAAATCTTGTTACGTATGCAAGAATTGGAGGCACATCTACTTCAGCAAGGACAGTTGACTCTACATTTTATCTACAGTCAAATGATCACGGAGCGGGACCCTTGTTGAGAAAACAGCAGGTGCGATGaattaagattatattatcaGGCTAGTTCGGTTGCCCTTGGAAATTAATCCTTCCGTACCCCATCGGATCTCGCATCTGATTGTCGAGAGCTGCCTCCATATATCCGTCATATTACGGCCCCATTAATCGTGTGAATTCATCTCCACAGCCCCGTGCCCCGGATTATCCCCTCTCCACAGATCATCTCCATTAAATCGTTCCAGTCTGGTTGGTCGATACTCTCACAAGAGCACCATAATCCCTCGCACCAACGAAAAGGTCCAGACTTTGCAAGGGACCCTCCACGCAATTTCGGACCCGCGCCAAATCACTCCCGTGTAAAGACGGACTTGACGACGCGGGCCCATCCCGAGCGCTTCAGCGGGCTTGCCCAACTCTCGGCGTTATGATGGGCTGACATgaaaaaaataagaaaaagaaaaggttgGCGCCCCCTTCCCGCTCTGTCActctcctccttctctaGCCCGTCCTTATCTCACAGAGAGACCAGGCCAGGCGAGTCAGGACGGAAGCCCACCAACCTTCTCAGCCCTGTTCTCTATCTCGACGAAGAGACCAAGCCCAGGTGAGGCAGGCAGGGGACGTGTAGGATCGAGCGAGAAGggaagaaaataaagaaaaagcGCCGTCGCTTCAGGCTCACGCGGCTCTCTCCAGCGGACTCTCGTCATCCGCGGCCAGCCGCGCCGGGGTGTTCATAGTTGTGCCGCACGTTATCCCCGGCGCGTGGACTCTTTCGGACGGATTCATCGACGCTTCAGGCCCATGCGGATGCCTCCCAGCGGGTTGTTGTAAAAAAGAGTTGTTTTGAAGAATTCGGTTCTCGACTGGACTTCGGCTGGCGTCCCATTACCGCGTACACAGGAAAATCGATTGAAAAACAGTTTGCTCTACGCTTCCGAGATCAAGTCTCACCTAGAAGGGAGACGACCTGGCCAGCGGAACAAAGGAAGAAAGGTGCACTCCTGGCCTGCTCAACGTCGCAGCATAACTATAGGCTTGTAATCGTGGCTTGGTTAGCGGTCATGGCGGCGGAACAAGGGAGGCGAGTTAAGACGATATGGAAAAAAGAAACGCAGGAATCTTTAGATGAGTTTGGCTGAAGAGACTCGGCTACGTAGCGAATTCTGTGAACGAGGGTAGAATTGCGCtaaagagaaaagaaaaggaaaagaCCGGTAGAGATAAAGGACGGACGAAGACTgctttataaagagcgtGAGACAGTGTAAGTCATATCAATTTGATATCCAATGTAATAAAAAGGTGGAGTTGAAGTTAAGAAAAGGTTTGGGGCGGTAAAGGTAGAGGggtctaagtactttattatcgaagaaagttaattctttttaagtcataagtataagaatacagttttaataaaataatatagtacttatttagtatttaaattaaaatacttttttaagctcgctataaaagaaaaataactatattattaattatttattattaaggttcgtaatactaaagctttaattataatagctttatttataataagtaaaaagtctaattataagtcctttaaaagcctttttttaagggctataaaaGCCTCtaaattaagttaaaatacttattaagatattaataactaaattaaccttataataacggttttaataaaaaaactaagaaacgaactaaaaaataacgctagtgttacgaaagggaactcgaggtaggtcggaacgctactatattaacctaattaactaaagacttaacgtaaagagggaaaaaataaaatagtaagtagaagctagtaggctagccctttagacctagcggtctagctcgttacgtaactactaagagcttagcctcgtagcctagGGCTAAGCCATAGGGCCCACAGGGCCTTAGTACCTactaccgtaatattacccccccttctatactagagggcgctattcgtagtactaaaaaaataaacctctaaattaccccttattctaGCGAatctatagccgtaattactattattatattatcgttctctcttagtaatagtaaattactagccgcagtagtttttatttatatatttaagttccGTAGcgggcccttagtaattaagtattaataatagaacgcCTAGAGCGccgttagtatatatttaaagctctttacgtCGTACTAAGTCGGATCcgtattataccctttttagtccgcttagtattatagttttcctttatataagcgtAATTTAACGACCTCCGAGACCTCGTACTCTAGTTcgccgttattattaataattagtagcggtagGTCTTAgttttacttaagtagtaagtcgtcggcggccttttttagcttacttaagtaaaaaactaggtataCCCGGCTACTCgctaataattttataatctatatacccccctatccggtactaataataggctatagcctagcctacggttattataatttattcgtattagtagacttttagtataaaatattaacgaagacCTAGTCTCCTAGCTTTAAGTCGTCTAGGCGCTAGTAGtagttagtatactttttatattatacctaagtaACCTTTATATTACCCCTAGCGGTCTCCTAGGCCTTATATATCCCCTAAGCTATACGCTACGCGTTAGTGcggtttagcttttttttataaagccgaattagtaagttcgtttagattaattaaaaaaaagccgtagttaataaccGAATTCTATTTCGTATAACAATAGCCTTATAatcttactaagctaagtagtataagtaaagtcgACCGCGGGTAGTATATCGCTCtagttattttagtattagttaactagtagtcttaactattataagatatattagtttagtacctctatttagccgtctatctaggggtagtcggccgttaatagctatagcttaacCCCATAGATTTTATAGAGTTCCCCTTAAAAATCGAAgataaattaggggcctcggtttaatataatagtttttaataggcCGAAGATAAGTAGTACCCGTTCGTagaatatttagcttatatcttttactatagtagttttataataaggaatagatATCGCCCTCTTACTTAGGTAGTCTACTACTACCTAAATATTAtcaaatcttttttaattagtaagga is a window encoding:
- a CDS encoding ab-hydrolase associated lipase region, whose product is MQRNSRIRLGLALTALRSVEYVALVGSFLLVGLEAIIRVLTLALPSPLISLFYRASRRLFNRYSTPEQKRAEQKKKSISTSVRDASDFVDLCRLYGYEAEEHVLQTKDGYLLGLHRLAWKKGEEEQKINSGPGSLKKKVLYLHHGLLMNSEVWVCLTDEQRCLPFVLVEKGYDVWFGNNRGNKYSKKSVHHSPKSTDFWNFSIDEFAFHDIPDSISYILETTSQESLSYIGFSQGTAQAFATLAIHPKLNQQVNVFIALAPAMSPAGLSNGIVDALIKASPQVLFLLFGRRSILSSATMWQSILYPPIFVRVIDMGLSFLFNWQTKNITLSQKLAAYPHLYSFTSTKSVVHWFQIIRNKSFQMYDDDVHQPMSISSSSKYTKVAKYPTRNIKTPIVLVYGGSDSLVDIKVMLKELPTQTIATEIPHYEHLDFLWGKDNNVQVFPHVFDALDSFTDAQHTKEEYDRYQLARQESLMGSGNAYKRHAYRDSDVSGDVSASEASNTVDEGRNGNGIETVERPTSQNKTRDRPSGIPSPYNTTRLRTPYSQVAADDESPSPSPDRPSSRAAEGEERPDSSLSHRESPTSKLKGIGVRRGSGGSHLSLDSMREGRGISLGTSKALGGVVTKNPIDPKGLPDESKTGGKKKKRVTVAP